In a genomic window of uncultured Flavobacterium sp.:
- a CDS encoding (Fe-S)-binding protein, translated as MSYLDNILFAILLIVGFGFFATSVKKIIRNINLGVDVNRKDNSKARWKNMALIALGQSKMVRRPVAGILHIFVYVGFVIINIELLEIIIDGLLGTHRVFAPFLGVVYDVLIASFEILAILVIFAVTVFWIRRNIVRLKRFANPDLKGFPKNDANYILYFETVLMILFLLMNASDLHLQNVSGGFSHFYKAGSFPISQFIAPMFNGTSNELVGLLFEVFWWLHIAGILVFMNYLYFSKHLHIILAFPNTYFANLNPEGQFDNLESVTKEVKLMMDPNADPFAAAPVDENAVPSKFGASDVQDLNWVQLLNAYTCTECGRCTSSCPANQTGKKLSPRKIMMDTRDRLEEVGKNIDANKGVFVPDNKTLLNDYITPEELWACTSCNACVEECPVNISPLSIIMDMRRYLVMEQSAAPMSLNAMMTNIENNGAPWQYNQQDRLNWKNEN; from the coding sequence ATGAGTTATTTAGATAATATTTTGTTCGCTATACTTCTAATAGTAGGTTTCGGTTTTTTTGCAACGAGCGTAAAAAAAATCATCCGCAACATAAACTTAGGAGTTGATGTAAATCGAAAAGATAATTCTAAAGCACGTTGGAAAAACATGGCATTGATTGCTCTTGGGCAATCAAAAATGGTGAGACGCCCTGTAGCTGGAATACTTCATATTTTTGTATATGTAGGTTTTGTAATTATTAATATCGAATTACTTGAGATTATTATTGATGGATTATTAGGAACTCATAGAGTTTTTGCACCTTTTTTGGGTGTAGTTTATGATGTTTTAATAGCTTCATTTGAAATATTAGCAATACTTGTAATTTTTGCTGTCACAGTTTTTTGGATTAGAAGAAATATTGTAAGATTAAAACGTTTCGCTAATCCGGATTTAAAAGGATTTCCTAAAAACGACGCTAATTACATCTTGTATTTTGAAACAGTTTTGATGATTTTGTTTTTGTTAATGAACGCATCTGACTTGCATTTGCAAAACGTTTCAGGAGGATTTTCTCATTTTTATAAAGCTGGAAGTTTTCCAATAAGCCAGTTTATTGCGCCAATGTTTAACGGAACGTCAAACGAATTGGTTGGGTTGTTGTTTGAAGTTTTTTGGTGGTTGCATATTGCAGGGATTTTGGTTTTTATGAACTATTTGTACTTCTCAAAACACTTACATATTATTTTAGCTTTCCCAAATACTTATTTTGCTAATTTGAATCCGGAAGGACAATTTGATAATTTAGAATCTGTAACAAAAGAGGTTAAGTTAATGATGGATCCAAATGCTGATCCGTTTGCAGCTGCTCCGGTCGATGAAAATGCTGTTCCAAGTAAATTTGGAGCAAGTGATGTTCAGGATCTAAATTGGGTACAATTATTAAACGCTTATACTTGTACAGAGTGTGGTCGTTGTACATCGTCATGTCCGGCAAATCAAACCGGTAAAAAATTGTCTCCTCGTAAAATTATGATGGATACAAGAGATCGTTTAGAAGAAGTAGGGAAAAATATTGATGCCAACAAGGGTGTTTTTGTTCCGGATAATAAAACATTATTAAACGATTATATCACGCCAGAAGAATTATGGGCATGTACATCATGTAATGCTTGTGTTGAAGAATGTCCCGTAAATATCAGTCCGTTGTCTATTATTATGGATATGCGTCGTTATTTAGTTATGGAGCAAAGTGCTGCGCCAATGTCATTGAATGCAATGATGACAAACATTGAGAATAATGGAGCGCCTTGGCAATACAATCAACAAGATAGATTGAACTGGAAAAACGAAAACTAA
- a CDS encoding MlaD family protein, whose protein sequence is MKLTREIKTAILVIASILLFIWGYSFLKGRDLFTNYKTLYVEYDNVEDLSGSAPVTINGLVIGKVNKITISEVTGKLLVELQIKTDFPISKTSHASLYSPSLIGGKQIKIIPNLADKEPAADGQNLIPAVELGLTESLGGKIEPIQQKLDLMLANINTLVSGLNNVLDKQGQDNLKKSLAELSQTMEQFHKASGSLNSILDTNKGQINGVVSNFNKMSSNFNKISDSLNKADLGKTVRNLNKTLAKVDNIMSNLNSGKGTAGKLLNDDALYNNLSKTSKELELLLQDVRLYPTRYVNVSLFGKKNKPYVAPTDKANTTTKN, encoded by the coding sequence TTGAAACTAACAAGAGAAATTAAAACGGCGATCTTAGTCATCGCATCAATTTTATTATTTATTTGGGGCTATAGTTTTTTAAAAGGCAGAGACCTTTTTACAAACTACAAAACATTATATGTAGAGTATGATAATGTTGAGGATTTGTCAGGATCAGCACCTGTTACCATAAACGGACTTGTTATTGGTAAAGTAAATAAAATCACAATTAGTGAAGTAACTGGTAAATTATTAGTTGAACTTCAGATAAAAACAGATTTTCCAATTTCAAAAACAAGTCATGCGTCTTTGTATTCTCCAAGTTTGATTGGAGGAAAACAGATCAAGATTATTCCTAATCTTGCTGATAAAGAACCAGCTGCTGATGGGCAAAATTTAATACCTGCTGTTGAGTTGGGATTAACAGAGTCTTTAGGAGGTAAGATTGAGCCAATTCAACAAAAATTAGATTTAATGCTTGCCAATATTAATACATTGGTTTCTGGATTAAACAATGTTTTAGACAAACAAGGTCAGGACAATTTAAAGAAATCACTGGCAGAATTGAGCCAGACAATGGAACAATTTCATAAAGCTTCCGGAAGTCTTAATTCTATTTTAGATACTAATAAAGGACAAATTAATGGAGTTGTAAGTAACTTTAATAAAATGTCAAGTAACTTTAATAAAATATCAGATTCTTTAAATAAAGCCGATTTAGGAAAAACAGTTAGAAACCTAAACAAGACTTTGGCTAAAGTTGATAATATTATGAGTAACTTAAACTCAGGAAAAGGTACTGCTGGTAAATTATTAAATGATGATGCTTTATATAATAACTTGTCTAAAACTTCAAAAGAGTTAGAGTTGTTATTGCAAGATGTTCGTCTTTACCCAACCCGTTATGTAAATGTTTCTCTTTTTGGAAAGAAAAACAAACCATACGTAGCACCAACAGATAAGGCTAACACAACTACTAAAAATTAA
- the bshA gene encoding N-acetyl-alpha-D-glucosaminyl L-malate synthase BshA, translating into MKIAIVCYPTFGGSGVVATELGLELARRGHEIHFITYSQPVRLALLNPNVHYHEVNVPEYPLFHYQPYELALSSKLVDMVKLYKIEVLHVHYAIPHAYAGYMAKQMLKNEGINLPMITTLHGTDITLVGNHPFYKPAVTFSINKSDYVTSVSQSLKDDTLKLFNIKNKIRVIPNFIELDKVRKDPQQPCHRYVMAKENERIITHISNFRKVKRIPDIIKIFYNIQKVMPAKLMMVGDGPEKEKAEILCMELGIYDKVIFFGNSNEIDKILCLTDLFLLPSETESFGLAALEAMACGVPVISSNSGGLPEVNFDGFSGYLSNVGDVEEMAANAIKILKDDEVLNQFKANALEVAKKFDIKNILPKYEALYQRAIDDYKSEKQQS; encoded by the coding sequence ATGAAAATAGCAATAGTTTGTTATCCGACATTTGGTGGTAGTGGTGTAGTTGCTACGGAATTAGGCCTTGAATTAGCCAGACGCGGACACGAAATCCATTTTATTACTTATAGTCAGCCAGTTAGGTTGGCACTTTTAAATCCTAATGTTCATTATCACGAAGTAAACGTTCCTGAATATCCTCTTTTCCATTATCAGCCGTATGAGTTGGCTTTGTCAAGTAAATTGGTTGATATGGTGAAATTGTATAAAATTGAAGTGCTTCATGTGCATTATGCCATTCCTCATGCGTATGCGGGTTATATGGCAAAGCAAATGCTGAAGAATGAAGGAATTAATCTTCCGATGATTACAACGCTTCACGGAACTGATATTACGCTGGTTGGGAATCACCCGTTTTATAAACCTGCGGTGACGTTTAGTATCAATAAATCAGATTATGTGACTTCGGTTTCTCAGAGTTTGAAAGATGATACTTTGAAGTTGTTTAACATCAAAAATAAAATTAGAGTAATTCCGAATTTTATTGAATTGGATAAAGTCAGAAAAGATCCGCAGCAGCCTTGTCATCGTTATGTAATGGCAAAGGAAAATGAGCGTATTATTACACATATCAGTAACTTTAGAAAAGTAAAACGTATTCCGGATATTATTAAGATTTTCTATAATATTCAGAAAGTAATGCCAGCCAAACTAATGATGGTTGGTGATGGTCCTGAAAAGGAAAAAGCTGAGATTTTATGCATGGAATTGGGAATTTACGACAAGGTAATTTTCTTTGGAAACAGTAATGAAATTGATAAAATTTTATGTCTTACAGATTTGTTTTTGCTTCCGTCAGAAACAGAAAGTTTTGGTTTGGCAGCATTAGAAGCAATGGCATGCGGAGTTCCGGTAATTTCGAGTAATTCGGGAGGTTTGCCTGAAGTTAATTTTGATGGATTCTCCGGATATTTGAGCAATGTTGGAGATGTTGAAGAAATGGCCGCAAATGCAATTAAAATACTGAAAGACGACGAAGTTTTAAATCAGTTTAAGGCAAATGCTTTAGAAGTTGCAAAGAAGTTTGATATCAAAAATATCCTGCCTAAATATGAGGCTTTGTACCAAAGAGCAATTGATGA
- a CDS encoding ABC transporter ATPase: MYIPFEDLPGESRIWIYQSNRKFSEEEFSEIETDLKAFVEGWAAHGTSLEASYLLKYNRFIILAVNQDVQAATGCSIDSSVEFIQSLEKKYNVDLLDKMNVTFKLGEHIAHKPLIDFKKMVKDKSVSENTIVFNNLVNNIEEFNESWEVPAADSWHSRFF; encoded by the coding sequence ATGTATATACCTTTTGAAGATTTGCCTGGTGAATCCAGAATCTGGATTTATCAATCGAACAGAAAATTTTCTGAGGAAGAATTTTCTGAAATAGAAACTGACCTGAAAGCTTTTGTTGAAGGTTGGGCAGCACACGGAACAAGTTTAGAAGCGTCATATCTGCTAAAATATAACCGATTTATTATTTTGGCTGTAAATCAGGATGTGCAAGCAGCTACAGGTTGTTCTATAGATAGTTCAGTAGAATTTATTCAGAGTTTAGAGAAAAAGTATAACGTTGATTTATTAGATAAAATGAACGTGACTTTTAAACTTGGTGAACATATCGCACACAAACCTCTAATTGATTTCAAGAAAATGGTTAAGGATAAATCTGTATCTGAGAATACGATTGTTTTTAATAACCTTGTAAACAATATCGAAGAGTTTAATGAATCTTGGGAAGTTCCTGCTGCCGATAGCTGGCATAGCAGATTTTTCTAA
- a CDS encoding (Fe-S)-binding protein, whose product MSENLVVPTMAEMLAQGIQPEVLFWVGCAGSFDDRAKKITKAFVRILNRTNVSFAVLGTEESCTGDPAKRAGNEFLFQMQAMMNIEVLNAYEAKKIVTACPHCFNTLKNEYPELGGQYEVIHHTEFLKSLIDEGRLTVEGGQFKGKRITFHDPCYLGRANKVYEAPRDLIQKLDVELVEMKRSKANGLCCGAGGAQMFKDAEPGNKEINVERTEDALETKPDIIAAGCPFCNTMLTDGIKHQEKEGEVKVMDIAELIANAQDL is encoded by the coding sequence ATGTCAGAAAATTTAGTAGTGCCAACAATGGCTGAAATGCTAGCCCAGGGAATACAGCCGGAAGTTTTATTTTGGGTTGGTTGCGCAGGGAGTTTTGATGATAGAGCAAAGAAAATTACAAAAGCATTTGTACGAATCTTAAACCGTACCAATGTTTCATTTGCAGTATTAGGTACAGAAGAGAGTTGTACCGGAGATCCTGCAAAACGTGCCGGAAATGAGTTTTTATTTCAAATGCAGGCCATGATGAATATCGAGGTTTTGAATGCGTATGAAGCTAAAAAAATCGTAACAGCTTGTCCGCATTGTTTTAATACTTTAAAAAACGAGTATCCTGAATTAGGAGGTCAATATGAAGTAATTCATCATACAGAGTTTTTAAAGTCATTAATTGATGAAGGAAGATTGACTGTTGAAGGTGGACAATTTAAAGGAAAACGTATTACTTTTCACGATCCATGTTATTTAGGAAGAGCAAATAAAGTATATGAAGCTCCAAGAGATTTGATTCAGAAATTAGACGTTGAATTAGTCGAAATGAAGCGTTCTAAAGCAAATGGTTTATGTTGTGGAGCTGGTGGAGCACAAATGTTTAAAGATGCTGAACCAGGAAACAAAGAAATAAATGTCGAAAGAACAGAAGATGCTCTTGAAACTAAACCGGATATTATTGCAGCTGGTTGTCCGTTCTGTAACACAATGTTAACCGACGGTATCAAGCATCAGGAAAAAGAAGGAGAAGTTAAAGTAATGGACATTGCTGAGTTAATTGCTAATGCTCAGGATTTGTAA
- a CDS encoding N-acetylmuramoyl-L-alanine amidase, protein MNRFNKIKVIFTFFLTIISFCAYSQSNVFKVTLDAGHGDHDFGAVYSGRIEKNIALAIVLKVGKILELNPNVDVIYTRKTDVFIDLVERANIANRANSNIFVSIHCNANKNTAADGTETYVMGLSKTASNLEAAKKENSVITLEKDYKRKYEGFDPNSPESMISMTLMQEEYLENSISLASKIEDNFEKLGKKIRQGGVKQAPFMVLHKAYMPRVLVETGFVSNPDEGNVLNSEEGQNDIAKAIAEAILSYKREYFGSGVPELVEARPARDTSTPTKTKVDTVAVNKNAPKGIFFKVQLIASIKKTPLEPKNFKGLKNVTMLYENNIYKYFYQETSNYETAKKYLEEAKDKGYGAAFLIANKDGEKISIQDAIK, encoded by the coding sequence ATGAATAGATTTAACAAAATTAAAGTAATATTTACTTTTTTTCTAACGATAATATCATTTTGTGCTTATAGTCAGTCAAATGTTTTTAAGGTAACTCTTGATGCCGGACATGGAGATCATGACTTTGGAGCTGTTTATAGCGGACGAATTGAAAAAAATATTGCTTTGGCTATTGTTCTAAAAGTTGGAAAAATATTAGAACTTAATCCAAATGTTGATGTTATTTATACTCGTAAAACGGATGTTTTTATTGATTTGGTAGAAAGAGCCAACATTGCAAACCGTGCAAATTCTAATATTTTTGTTTCTATACACTGTAATGCAAACAAAAATACTGCTGCAGACGGAACCGAAACTTATGTAATGGGTTTGAGTAAAACAGCCTCGAATCTTGAGGCAGCGAAAAAAGAGAACTCGGTAATTACTTTAGAAAAAGATTATAAACGTAAATACGAAGGTTTTGATCCAAATTCGCCAGAATCTATGATAAGTATGACTCTAATGCAGGAAGAATATTTAGAAAACAGTATTTCGCTGGCAAGTAAAATTGAAGATAATTTCGAAAAACTAGGAAAAAAAATAAGACAAGGCGGAGTTAAACAGGCGCCATTTATGGTGTTGCATAAAGCTTATATGCCTAGAGTATTAGTAGAAACGGGATTTGTTTCGAATCCGGACGAAGGAAATGTTTTAAATTCAGAAGAAGGTCAGAACGATATTGCAAAAGCTATTGCCGAAGCTATTTTGAGTTATAAGAGAGAGTATTTTGGTTCAGGTGTTCCTGAACTTGTTGAAGCAAGACCGGCAAGAGACACTTCGACTCCTACAAAAACTAAAGTTGATACGGTTGCAGTAAACAAAAATGCCCCAAAAGGAATTTTCTTTAAAGTACAGCTTATAGCTAGTATCAAGAAAACACCATTAGAGCCTAAAAACTTTAAAGGGCTGAAAAATGTAACGATGCTGTATGAAAATAATATTTACAAATATTTCTATCAGGAAACTTCAAATTATGAAACTGCCAAAAAATATTTGGAAGAAGCTAAGGATAAAGGATATGGCGCAGCTTTTTTAATTGCAAATAAAGATGGAGAGAAAATCAGTATCCAGGACGCAATTAAATAA